ATCTCAAAAACAGGGACCGCAAAAACGTGTCAATGACAACGCTGGGTGAGAAGGCTGAAGAAGAAAAACCGGTAGATTTGAATGTCACTTCCTTTGCTAAGATAGCTAGATTTGAATGTCCATAAAGTATAGGTGCAAGCAAGCAGGAGCTCCCTTACATGGAACAAGGCATAAATTTGATGTCAAGACATTTCTTACGGAGAGGATTTGCATATAGTTCCCTAAAGTGGTATGATCATATCACAGGTCCCTATCCTGCACACCTTTGCATGTTATATCACAATCGCATTTAATTTCAAGATTAGACGACAGCTTGAGGATCTAACTAGTGTGAAGCCTGCGCTTTGCTGCGGACAAGTTTATTTTAAAATGCGTGTATATgaaatttgaatatatttttaaGCATACTCACAAATTTCAATCATTGTTTAAGTGCATAAACAAATGAAAATGTTAAACTTTGGCACAGCTAAGGCAATTTCAGTGGTAGCATCATTCGTGAAGTTACAACCTGAATTTTGTGACGTGTTAATCCAGCAATCGTTCTGCTTCTTTTGATTCTTTCCTAATGTCTTTCCACGAAGAGGTATCATTTCACCAAGAGAAACGCCTCTCCACGAAGGGACATCTTTTCATCAATGGTCGTGTCCCATGAGTAGATATATTTTAAACAAGGGACATCTTCACCAACAAATGTGTCTTTTAATCAAAGGACATGTTGTTCGTAGGCCCCAACCCATAAGATCTAACTGACTTGATTAATTCTCGATATAATCCGACGACTGTTCTTTTTAAAGTGGTGATGTGGCTTAACGCGGATGCTGCATTAGGAGTCAGTTTTAGAATAAAGAGATGCCAAAAATACTCTCCCCCTTCCCATATGGAACCAAGGCCCCATGACTTTATCAATGGTGACATTGTTGAGAAGTAGCCACGGGGCACAACTACTTCTGTGCACCGCACACCTTGGACCTTGATGCCTACCACTTGGGAGGaggagggggggagggggaggggtcgaCGTTAGTATATCTTGTACTTCAGTGGTAGCGAACTAGCAAGATGGTCAACAGTAGCAGGAGATCACATGATCAAGGACATGCAACAGCAAGCAAACCAAAAGAGGGGTGCTTTTAGGAAACAGTAATGTATTATGAAGCTCAGGATTAATAAAGGAATCTAGATTATTAGGAGCCCATATTGTTTATGGGAGGAAAAGGGCCTTAGCATCCAACTATATAAGGATGCCATGTATCTATGTTTGAGGCAAGCAAGAACAAGCAATTTAAACTCTGCCAGTTATTCTCTCGACTCAACCTATGTCTACACAATACCTAGCAGCCACGACATCTGGCTATCTTTAGCACTGTGGTTCTTAGAATAAGGATTGTGGACAATGTACCGAAAATAGGTATGCGATCAGCAATGAGGGCTATTTATCAAGCTACATTACCTCGGTCACAAGTAACAGAATACACAGATTGAGCTTGACAAGGACCAGTTATCAGCAGGACTAAAAAGCATACCTTTACTGGCATCCATGCAGCGTCCCAAGGTATCCCTGGGATCCATGTCATCCTGTGACAGAAAAGATTCAACATTTTCATCCAATCCTTCTTCCAGCAAACGGTCCACATCACCCTGTAATGAAGCATTTTTATTATTATActgccaaaaagaaagaaaaaatcgaTCAAACATATGAATACCAGTGGGTTTGCGGTAGATGTCAAGCTTCCAGTGCCATCAGAGCCAAACATTGCCAAGGGTTTTGCTGAAACACCATTCTGCTGAAGTTGTGGTACTGGCATCGGATCTCCTGGTGTATGAGTGGAAGGTGTCGAGGGTGCAGAACCTGGAGACGGGCCAGCAGTATTTCCAGTTCCTGAACTATTAGCTCTACCCGAGGAAGAGCCAGGCTTCTTTCTTTTCTTCGTTGACTGAACAACAAATAGTATTGTTTGTGTAAATGAACTGAGAACTAGTGTATCGGTCACTTCACTAATCTAAAGCAGTGGGAGGCAAAAATGAAACAACGATTTTTTAAAGTTGACCGGGGAGAGACCGGTAGCCTATAACCAAGAGGTTACCGAAAGTCTCCTATGATCCATTTCAGTTTGCTATGTTTTCTTTACACATTTGCTTGTCGAAGTACTGTATTTCTCTGGTGTTATATGAACACTAATATCATGTTACATCTTTACTAGTCTGAAAGCACCACTTTCCGGACTGATATACTTTTACAGTATTCTTTGCTCTGCACTACATCTTTACTAGTCTGAAAGCACCACTTTCTGGACTGATATAATTTTACCAGTCTGATGAGGTCTAGCTGGTTGGTCATATTTTTGTCACTGCTGGGAAGTAGATCTAAAACCATCAACAACGACAAAAAATGGAAGATCAAGAGTAACAGTAAGGGAAACAAGGAGCAGTAACAGCTCAGTTGATTTAGTGCTATAGATAAATGAACTGTAGTGCAGAGCAAAGAATACAATTGTATGTTTTTATAAACCCTAGAAGATGGATCATGGAGCTAGACACAGTGGTGTAGGCATGGCCAGATCATGTACCACAGCAAACTTAGCTCAGTTATTACTAATATTATATTGTGTGAAAATACATTATTTGGCAGGAAGATTTGAAAGAAAGTTATCAGCACATTCAGAACTTATGTATACTATAAACAGGAGGACTTTAGGTTTAATGATTAATGCAAAATAATCATAAAAGGCATTTGTGTGCTGCAAAAGTTTACTTGATCGGTGGCCCCAAAAGAATTCGGCATGCCCCCATCAACAGGCATATTTCCAGTTCCTGGCTTTTCTTGTTGGAGAAGCTGATTTGAGCTTTGAGACTGCTGACTAGAGACAGCCTGATGGTGCTGCTGTTGGCTATTGCTTTGTTGTTGTAAtagttgttgctgttgctgctggtgGTGGTGTGCATTAGCAATTTTCTTCTACTAAACAGAAAATTCTACATAAGAACATGGCAGCAGAAAAAAAAAGGCTAGAAGAATAACCCAAAGGCATATCTACAAGTtgaatcatcaaagacaaatgtaaCATAAAATTAGGTCATCTTATATCAAAAGGGAAGCATAACACATATGAGTGGAATAAAACAGACTTGGAAGATAGAGAACCGCAAAATCAATACCATAAAAGTAAAAATCCAGGAGCTAGAAAAAATTATGAACATTATGAGTTGTCTTTGCACTATTAAAATATTGGCCTTACCATGCCAAACACCTTATGGGGAATTAGATGTTTAGGCAATCAGGTAAAATGGCGAATATAAAATAACTCACACTCATTGTTTTGTCATTGCAGAAAATGCCAAAATATGATATCAGGCAACAAAAATACGTTATGAACAGATTGAGATGATGACATTTTGCCATGATGTTCTATCTTCTATGATCAAACCCCCCATCTATCATGGAACAGGAGTTGCCTTACCTCATACAATAAGCACTCGACACGATTAAAAATTAAAGATAAAATTTCACCGAGGAGAAAAATTAAACCTGTTAGTGGAGAAAATACAAGAAAATGAACACTCGGTTAAAAATGAAAAGGTCTACCTTTATTAGCATGTCTATATCACCACCACTTTGACTAGGAGAGCCAATATTTGGAATGATATCTCCACCGCTTGTGGTCTGCCCATCCCGCCCAAGAACTACATTCCTGTTGTTAAACATCATCCTCAATCTTCTGCTGTCAACATCACTAGATGTTGGGGAAGCCATATTTTGCTGCGCCTGCAACGCAagctgctgctgttgttgtggAGTCAGAAATTGGATCTGTTGTTGCAATTGATGTTGATTCTGCATGAATGACTTCTGCTGTAGAATTCCAGACCGAAGTTGCTCAAGTCCCTGCTGAAATAAACAAAGCAGAATGCATgtcaaaacaaggttaaaatttagcATCCTTACTAGCAGATGTCAAATCACATATTTGCTATTTGACATTATATTGGaaaagaaatactccctccgttccataatgtagtgcgatatagattttttgaaaagtcaaactttccaagctttgaccaagtttatagagaaactatttatatctacaataccaaatgtataaaatatgaaactacatcgtatgatgaatctaatggtatatgtttggcattctagatgtaaatgtttttcaccACAAACTTGGTCAAAATTTGTGAGGTTTGACTTTCTGAAAAAACTATATGCCCAACATTATAAAACAGAAAATATATATGCCCAACAttatgaaacagagggagtacaaaactaGCCTTTGTTCCACAAATTGCTTGCAATGACATTGTCTGTGATTCCACTATATTTTAACTGTACGTAAACCACACAAAATTACTTAAGAGAGGGGTCAGAGAGAGCCATAGACAAGGTCCGGGATATGATAGCATAAAGGTGAGATCCGCTAGGGCAATATCAAATTGTGCAAATCAACAGAAGAAAGAACAGACATGGTCATAATGTACCAGGTAAACACAAAACAGATCAACGCAAATTTAGATGCTTCCCTTGGTCAGTTAAGTACTACAAAAAATACTATGCTATTACCAACTATGGCAAGTGTGTGTCCCATAAAATAATCGTCAGGTTTCATCAACGTAGGGGAATTCAGTCTAAGCTGAATCAATACTGAATAGAAGGACATTAATCATAAGTGGAGTGTacgtaactactccctccgttcggaattacttgtcgcagaaatggatgtatctagacgtattttagttctagatacacccatttccgagacaagtaattccgaacggagggagtaggattcAAGTTGGGGCCCTTGCAGTTTTTGACTGGTTACTGTCGTAACTGGAAAAAAATCCGTTTCAATTTTAAAAAAGATTTAGGCCTGAAATTAAATTCAGACACTTTATACAGAAAACCCTTAGGCCTGAAATCTCCCGCAACAAATTTGAACCCTGAATACAACACTGATGAAGAAGCACAAAATAGTAAAATTTTGTCATAAACTAAACCCTTACTGTGAGTGGCCATCCTTTGAGAGTCAAATTATTGGCAGCTTGATTAGATCCTGTTAAGAATGCATCTAAATTAGCCTCACAAAACTGGTCACCCAACTAAGAAAAATACAAAATTGGAAATAAGAATAGTgggaaaaatgaaaaaataaatgacGTGAGTAGTGGAGAATAGTAATTCATTGGAGCAGAATAATAATATTACCTTGTAGACCCATGAATGACCCCTCAGGACCAGCAGCTCTAGGTGTCAAAATGGGATTTATCTCTGTCTTGATACTCTGCTAAAAGAACACATAAATAGTTTTTTCTTGTTTTCACAGCTGAGTATAGTTAGGGCTGACAGATAATAGATAAATCAGGAAGACACAAGGGACTAACCTGAGCATGCCCTGGAAGTTGGGGGCTTCTACCCTGAATTTGTTGCATAGTGCCCGACAAACCACCAATGGAACCATGCAAAATTTGCCTATATAGGGGGCAAATGTTAACATATTAAAAAAAATACGGAATAAAATatatcatttggtctgactaataaagaaacagtatgtgcttccatatAGGGATGAAAACGGAACAGAAACGGACGGAACTGGGTGCTACCACattttttttcggtttttttttttttgcggaagcGGAAACGGATACAGAAACCCCAGAAATGAATATGGAAACAGTTACTAGCGGGAACAAATGCGGAGTGGACACGGCAACAAAAGCAGGTGTTGATTGGAACTTAAACACGCTTTAACCATAAATTGATCAattgttaacatggctacaaaGTAATATAGGGTGTGTTTGCTTTACAACCAACAACAACCACACCAAAATATTGGCGTGCCCGTATGATTTGGCTAACGTTTGGATTGATGCCAAAACTTTGGCTTGCCCAGCACGCCCTGGGTCTTCCCATGTTATTCTCGCCAATTCGTTGGCGCGCCGTCGGCGCAGAAAACGCTCGCCAAAAAATTGGCGACTTCGGTGCCCTCTCTTTCATACTTCATGAGTACGCTTTGTTCGATTGGCAGGCGTATTATCCGGACAGATAAACGCTAACTGAATCATGCGCCATCGCATAACTACCTGATTATATTGGGTGTTTGCCTCCGTAATTATCTGCGGCACTTTTTTCTGTGTGAGATTCGATCCACGCGCGCCGTGCATGCCCGTCCCGCCTCCGTAATCCAAAGCAGCCCTCACCTCTTACTAATTACAGCAATTTGTTTCCTAATTGTGTTTCCTTTTTTCTTGTTATCCCGGGTATACTTGCGTTTGCAATGTCGTGGAGTTTAGTCCCGTTGGCCCTATTAATACTTTtcgttttttccttcttttttttcttattacgGGAAGGCCATGTAGTGTTTTATGTGTCTCACTGTTTTATTAGCTGAAGATTGAAAGTAAACTAGAATCAAACTAAGGACTAACCCAGCACATGTTGCCATGCACTAACCCAGTTGGCTCGATTGGCAGGCGTATTATCCGGACAGATAAACGCTAACTGAATCATGCGCCATCGCATAACTACCTGATTATATTGGGTGTTTGCCTCCGTAATTATCTGCGGCACTTTTTTCTGTGTGAGATTCGATCCACGCGCGCCGTGCATGCCCGTCCCGCCTCCGTAATCCAAAGCAGCCCTCACCTCTTACTAATTACAGCAATTTGTTTCCTAATTGTGTTTCCTTTTTTCTTGTTATCCCGGGTATACTTGCGTTTGCAATGTCGTGGAGTTTAGTCCCGTTGGCCCTATTAATACTTTtcgttttttccttcttttttttcttattacgGGAAGGCCATGTAGTGTTTTATGTGTCTCACTGTTTTATTAGCTGAAGATTGAAAGTAAACTAGAATCAAACTAAGGACTAACCCAGCACATGTTGCCATGCACTAACCCAGTTGGCTCCAAACCAAACGAAAGTCTAGCAATTTTGCCAAAAAATTAGCATGTAACAATGGCTATAAACCAAACAAcaacaccttaccaaaattttggtcatgcccTTGCTTTGGTCATGCCAATATTTTGGTGGGGCTAGCTGAGGCACAAACCAAACACACCCATAATTAGGTTAGTGAATTAGCATAGTATTGTAGTAGTACTGGAAAATTGCGTATAGGGTCTATTTGAGTACGTGTGTGGTAGTAGAAGTTGAGCCATTCTGCTCACTGTGTCATTGTGTGTTGTTTGGTGGCTGAGCTACAAAACAGCCATAGGCCCATAGTAAGAACGGAAATTCTATATTCACGGAAACAGAGAGTTCCGTTTCCATGTCTGTTCCGTCGGAAAATGCCCTTCTGTTTTTGTTTCCGTTTCCGCATAAAAAATTATGTTCCCGTTTCCGTTTTGCAAATTTCCATTTCCAAATTTCCTCTCCTTCTCAGATTTTCCCCCGGAAACTACTTTCATAGGGCGTACGCATCTACACTCCATACACATTGAAAACCTTACAATTGATGCACGTCCAGGATTATTAACATCTAGGCTCTAAGGAGAAGGCAGCAAGGATAGCCAGCCACACCAGCAAGTCTAAGTGTGGCATCTAAATGATGATTTTGTAACTTTTAACAAGAATGCTAAAATGTCATCAGCTACTTCTGTATGCAGAACATTTTTTGTTAAAGCACTTAATAATTTACAAGTTCAGCGAGTACCCTGAGGATTGTCCACTTGCAGCTGCTTTCAGCAGTGATGTTTCATTCGGATCAAGTAGTTGCCCAGCATTTTCTCCATACCTTTGCTGCAACTGAAAGTTTCAATGTCATAACGAGTAATAAGAAATGAACTTATTTTTCTTTTGAGGAAAACATAAATGAAAACCTTTTAGAGTCAACTAAAAGAATTTAGAACAATGGATGTAACTACAGTGATACCTTCATAGATGTGTCTTCCAAAGAGTCTCTCTGGGAAGGCAACTTTAACCTCTCCTCATACATTTTGGTCGCCATAACATTTGCGGTACTTTGGTTTTGTCGCATTAAAGGATTGTTTCCAGAAAGTCCACTTGAAGTACCATTAAGAAGATAAGAATCATCtctacgctgctgctgctgctgctgttgctgctgctgctgttgctgctgctgctgctgctgttgctgctgttggtgctGCTGATGttggtgctgctgctgctgatgttgctgctgctgctgttgtgcgGCTCTTTGTAACAACATTTGTTGCATTTGTATATGCTGTGGTTGCTGCTGCCGCTGTTGAGGTAACTGCTGTTGTTGGTCCCGGGCTTTCATGAGCTGCGTCTGAAAAGAGAGCAGCACATTCTAGCTGAGTTAGAACTACCAATCCAGGACAAAAGATGCCTCAGAATCACAGCTATTGATGCAGCACAAATAAAATTGTGATTTTCTAATGCAATTAATTAGATCAATATGCAACAAAGTGGCCTTGACAAGCGAAAACATAGAAAACAACATTGTATTATTAATATGTAAAATAAAACATATGTGACGACGGCGGAATTTCCCAGCTATAGTGGATGTAACACATGTAACAAGAAGTTTAAGAACTAAGAACTTGTTTAGTTCGTCAGAAGTAATGGGAAGGTAAACGTGGTTGAAAAACAGTATCACACTGTTAATGTAAATGGAATGGAATGGAAGAAAGTTCAATCTTGTTTGGTTAGCATGAAATATGACGTTAACTAATTGCAAAGCTAGGTCTGTCTTCTTTAACCTGTAGGATGCAACTAGGAAGAACATCCACAAATGGAATTCAAACCACCAAACAACGAAGGATACAAATTGGTATTTTCAATCATTTACGTCCAGCACCAATTTACAAAAAATTCAATGATTAGAAGGGATTTCATCTGcggaaaaaaaacaaaaatagaacaTGGGAGAAGAACAAAAATTGAATCAGCCCTCATAAGACATAGCAGATTAGAAAAAAATCGATCTAGAGCGCATCAATCAAAACCCAAAAGATCTCCTGAGTGGCAGCCCAGCCACGATTTCACGTCTCCCCCATGCCTCGACCAAAACTCTGGCGTCGCTAAGATCCAATTGCATGAGATGGGGGTCATGGAGAATGAATCAGGTCTGGCAGTTTGATGGAAGGGAAGAATGATGCGACCGGTTTGTGGCGACGTTGGCACCCTGTAGCCAGGGGAGATCGTGGAGAATACATCGTGGTCTCCTGGGGATAAACTCGTATGGGagattttcctttttttcttacaGGAGCTCAGATGCGATTAAACCGGATCTCGGGCGGAAACAGAATTCCACTAGGCCGGGAGCTGATACTGCGGCAACTGATTATGACCCAATCAAAACAAACACCGGTGTAAATGGATCACCTCCTAAGTGTTATTTAAAAGCAATAGAAAATGAACAAAACGAATTTTAGTAAACAAAAAGGGCCTCACAGGCCTTGCAGTAAAATTGGTTACTGACTCACGAACCAAACACTTCCTAAGTGTCATTTAGCTGTAACAGCAAACAAATTGTAGTGAACCAAAGGACCTCGCAGGCCCTGCAGACTAAAATTAGTGACATTTCACATCAGATTACAGGTCACATAGGATTTTTAGTTCATTTTAAGTTTCTTCAGTAGATCCCTCATAATAAGGATAATCAAATGCATAACTGTTTACCTCAATATATGACGCTGCAACATCTGAATGCTTCTCGTTTGTTCTTGCTATGAATATATCCCAAAAAACTGACCACCACTCAAAAAGAAACCCACCAGGTGCATCAATTGCTGCATGGAAACACAGCCTAAAAAGTGAGCAATAGTTTTCATGAACAAATGTTTAAAGGGAAAGGTTGCAAAAACCAGGACATAAGTAGTTAAACTTGCTGAGAAGCACATACCAACTGGATCTGAAGAAACCTTCCCTTCTGATTGGAAGGCCTTTGCAGTTGCCTGCAAATTTCTCTTCATAAAATAGTCGTATATGTAAACATCGAGCCTGTTTCAGCAAGCAGTTAAACATTAGTCCTTAGGGTGAAGGTTAAATGCACTAagacatactccctctgtccggaattacttgtaGCAGAAATGGATGAAaacagatgtatctagaactaaaatacgtctacatacatccattactccgacaagtatttctggacagaGGGAATACAATTCTTCAACTACAAGTACAATACCATTCAAAAGACCCGCAACCAGTATGGTGAATAACCAGCTTGGGCATAAAACATTAAGACTTGAATGGCACATTTATGCTGCATCAATGTATATTCATTTTGTTTCTTCAACTTTTATTTTAACACTAGCACATCGTCACCTAGAGTGATCCTATGCACGACAAATGCTTAGGTTTGCTAGTGAACGTTTCCGTGAAACACTGAAAAATCATGAAAAGTATTAGTAGGTCTAGTTCCCAGAAGCAGAATGAGATATTTCACCTCCTTCCTCATACAAGAAATGTTGAAACTCAGATGTGAGTTCAAATCTAGTCATTGATGTGTAAGGAATCAACTTATTCGCTGGTACTTCCCTCCATACTATCTTCCTGAAGAAGATTACCGCAGCCCATGAACCAAATCGAACTCCCTTGTCTTATATCCATAATGGATAGGTCAACTATTACTACTGGTATTTCAAATCTGATGGACAAGTTATCCTGCTGTTCTCAAATCTCCAAATCAGTTCTCTGATATTTGAGAGATCATCACGACAGATTATCACTGAAGAGCTATATAGTCA
The Triticum dicoccoides isolate Atlit2015 ecotype Zavitan chromosome 3A, WEW_v2.0, whole genome shotgun sequence genome window above contains:
- the LOC119268344 gene encoding transcriptional corepressor LEUNIG-like isoform X8; protein product: MSQTNWEADKMLDVYIYDYFMKRNLQATAKAFQSEGKVSSDPVAIDAPGGFLFEWWSVFWDIFIARTNEKHSDVAASYIETQLMKARDQQQQLPQQRQQQPQHIQMQQMLLQRAAQQQQQQHQQQQHQHQQHQQQQQQQQQQQQQQQQQQQQQQRRDDSYLLNGTSSGLSGNNPLMRQNQSTANVMATKMYEERLKLPSQRDSLEDTSMKQRYGENAGQLLDPNETSLLKAAASGQSSGQILHGSIGGLSGTMQQIQGRSPQLPGHAQSIKTEINPILTPRAAGPEGSFMGLQGSNQAANNLTLKGWPLTGLEQLRSGILQQKSFMQNQHQLQQQIQFLTPQQQQQLALQAQQNMASPTSSDVDSRRLRMMFNNRNVVLGRDGQTTSGGDIIPNIGSPSQSGGDIDMLIKQQQQLLQQQSNSQQQHHQAVSSQQSQSSNQLLQQEKPGTGNMPVDGGMPNSFGATDQSTKKRKKPGSSSGRANSSGTGNTAGPSPGSAPSTPSTHTPGDPMPVPQLQQNGVSAKPLAMFGSDGTGSLTSTANPLGDVDRLLEEGLDENVESFLSQDDMDPRDTLGRCMDASKGFGFAEVAKARASASKVVCCHFSSDGKLLATGGHDKKVLLWCTDPLKPKSSLEEHSFLITDVRFSPSMSRLATSSFDKTVRVWDADNTDYSLRTFTGHSASVMSLDFHPNKEDIICSCDSDGEVRSWSINNGSCLTCVKVFKGGATQMRFQPRKGKYLAAASEKAIYILDGETQHACRSPLQGHTKDIQSVCWDSAGDYLASVSEDAVRIWSFTSGQDGEFVNELNCSGNKFQTCVFHPAHPSLLVIGCYESLELWDIREKNAMTLNNAHDGLIAALAASSATGKVASVSHDRLVKLWK
- the LOC119268344 gene encoding transcriptional corepressor LEUNIG-like isoform X5, giving the protein MSQTNWEADKMLDVYIYDYFMKRNLQATAKAFQSEGKVSSDPVAIDAPGGFLFEWWSVFWDIFIARTNEKHSDVAASYIETQLMKARDQQQQLPQQRQQQPQHIQMQQMLLQRAAQQQQQQHQQQQHQHQQHQQQQQQQQQQQQQQQQQQQQQQRRDDSYLLNGTSSGLSGNNPLMRQNQSTANVMATKMYEERLKLPSQRDSLEDTSMKQRYGENAGQLLDPNETSLLKAAASGQSSGQILHGSIGGLSGTMQQIQGRSPQLPGHAQSIKTEINPILTPRAAGPEGSFMGLQGSNQAANNLTLKGWPLTQGLEQLRSGILQQKSFMQNQHQLQQQIQFLTPQQQQQLALQAQQNMASPTSSDVDSRRLRMMFNNRNVVLGRDGQTTSGGDIIPNIGSPSQSGGDIDMLIKKKIANAHHHQQQQQQLLQQQSNSQQQHHQAVSSQQSQSSNQLLQQEKPGTGNMPVDGGMPNSFGATDQSTKKRKKPGSSSGRANSSGTGNTAGPSPGSAPSTPSTHTPGDPMPVPQLQQNGVSAKPLAMFGSDGTGSLTSTANPLGDVDRLLEEGLDENVESFLSQDDMDPRDTLGRCMDASKGFGFAEVAKARASASKVVCCHFSSDGKLLATGGHDKKVLLWCTDPLKPKSSLEEHSFLITDVRFSPSMSRLATSSFDKTVRVWDADNTDYSLRTFTGHSASVMSLDFHPNKEDIICSCDSDGEVRSWSINNGSCLTCVKVFKGGATQMRFQPRKGKYLAAASEKAIYILDGETQHACRSPLQGHTKDIQSVCWDSAGDYLASVSEDAVRIWSFTSGQDGEFVNELNCSGNKFQTCVFHPAHPSLLVIGCYESLELWDIREKNAMTLNNAHDGLIAALAASSATGKVASVSHDRLVKLWK
- the LOC119268344 gene encoding transcriptional corepressor LEUNIG-like isoform X3; amino-acid sequence: MSQTNWEADKMLDVYIYDYFMKRNLQATAKAFQSEGKVSSDPVAIDAPGGFLFEWWSVFWDIFIARTNEKHSDVAASYIETQLMKARDQQQQLPQQRQQQPQHIQMQQMLLQRAAQQQQQQHQQQQHQHQQHQQQQQQQQQQQQQQQQQQQQQQRRDDSYLLNGTSSGLSGNNPLMRQNQSTANVMATKMYEERLKLPSQRDSLEDTSMKLQQRYGENAGQLLDPNETSLLKAAASGQSSGQILHGSIGGLSGTMQQIQGRSPQLPGHAQQSIKTEINPILTPRAAGPEGSFMGLQGSNQAANNLTLKGWPLTGLEQLRSGILQQKSFMQNQHQLQQQIQFLTPQQQQQLALQAQQNMASPTSSDVDSRRLRMMFNNRNVVLGRDGQTTSGGDIIPNIGSPSQSGGDIDMLIKKKIANAHHHQQQQQQLLQQQSNSQQQHHQAVSSQQSQSSNQLLQQEKPGTGNMPVDGGMPNSFGATDQSTKKRKKPGSSSGRANSSGTGNTAGPSPGSAPSTPSTHTPGDPMPVPQLQQNGVSAKPLAMFGSDGTGSLTSTANPLGDVDRLLEEGLDENVESFLSQDDMDPRDTLGRCMDASKGFGFAEVAKARASASKVVCCHFSSDGKLLATGGHDKKVLLWCTDPLKPKSSLEEHSFLITDVRFSPSMSRLATSSFDKTVRVWDADNTDYSLRTFTGHSASVMSLDFHPNKEDIICSCDSDGEVRSWSINNGSCLTCVKVFKGGATQMRFQPRKGKYLAAASEKAIYILDGETQHACRSPLQGHTKDIQSVCWDSAGDYLASVSEDAVRIWSFTSGQDGEFVNELNCSGNKFQTCVFHPAHPSLLVIGCYESLELWDIREKNAMTLNNAHDGLIAALAASSATGKVASVSHDRLVKLWK